The following proteins come from a genomic window of Mammaliicoccus sp. Marseille-Q6498:
- the rpmG gene encoding 50S ribosomal protein L33, with protein sequence MRVNVTLACTDCGERNYISKKNKRNNPERIEMKKYCARDGKHTLHRETK encoded by the coding sequence ATGCGCGTAAATGTAACTTTAGCATGTACTGATTGTGGTGAAAGAAACTACATCTCTAAAAAGAATAAACGTAATAACCCAGAGCGAATCGAAATGAAAAAATATTGTGCTCGTGACGGTAAACACACTCTTCATAGAGAAACAAAATAA
- a CDS encoding 5-formyltetrahydrofolate cyclo-ligase produces the protein MTNKRILRSEILQEMKSQSITQKAKNDNSLYEQLYAHPYYQSANSVALVLSMDHEVDTGPIIEKLLSDNKKIYVPSTNYKKKEMHFQRLLDLESISIDEKGIQYINKQTEKSNEIDLVIVPGVAFREDGFRIGYGGGYFDKYLSTYEGNTLSLVYPFQLRQFTPEEHDIPVQEILLSKEINGENK, from the coding sequence ATGACGAATAAAAGAATATTGAGAAGCGAAATTCTCCAAGAAATGAAATCACAATCAATAACTCAAAAGGCAAAAAATGATAACAGTTTGTACGAACAATTATACGCACATCCTTATTATCAATCAGCAAATTCAGTTGCATTAGTATTGAGTATGGATCACGAAGTTGATACAGGACCCATTATAGAGAAACTTTTGAGTGACAATAAAAAAATATATGTTCCATCAACTAACTATAAGAAGAAAGAAATGCACTTTCAAAGATTGTTAGATTTGGAATCCATTTCGATTGATGAAAAAGGGATTCAATATATTAACAAACAAACGGAAAAGAGTAATGAAATTGATTTAGTCATTGTACCTGGTGTCGCTTTTAGAGAAGATGGATTTAGAATTGGCTATGGTGGTGGATATTTTGATAAATATTTATCAACTTATGAAGGTAATACGTTAAGTTTAGTATATCCATTTCAGTTAAGACAATTCACACCTGAAGAACACGACATACCTGTGCAAGAAATTTTATTATCAAAAGAAATAAATGGAGAAAATAAATGA